A DNA window from Nitrospira sp. contains the following coding sequences:
- a CDS encoding ABC transporter, periplasmic spermidine putrescine-binding protein potD (TC3.A.1.11.1) (MaGe:77307841) encodes MSVSQGFLKALGVIAVAVLLLNGCDRGREGNRQDGAAATLHYFTWSDYVSPELIHEFEQAHGARVVVDTFSSNEELLAKLQGGATGYDVTVPSDFMVSIMVAQGMLAELDPAALPNLRTLEPHLQRPAFDPAHRYAVPYLWGTVGIGYDSAVVTTPPDSWDILWDRRYRGRISMLNDQREVFGAVLRSMGHSMNTTDPGMIEAAKQKLIAQKPLVKTYASDHYDQLLASGDVVLAHGWGGPVARAMRDRPSIRYVVPKEGGTIWADCLVVLNSSPNKALAMQFINFLIDARVAARTSERLLFAASNHEARAWVAKDVLENPAVYPPADLIPRMEWMGDVGRAMRIYDRAWTELKMQ; translated from the coding sequence AAGCTCTGGGGGTTATTGCGGTCGCTGTTCTTCTCTTGAATGGGTGCGACCGGGGACGAGAGGGCAATCGGCAAGACGGCGCGGCGGCGACACTCCACTATTTTACGTGGTCCGACTATGTCAGTCCTGAATTGATCCATGAATTTGAGCAGGCGCATGGCGCGCGCGTTGTTGTCGATACGTTTAGCAGCAATGAAGAGTTGCTGGCCAAGCTCCAAGGCGGGGCCACGGGATACGACGTCACGGTTCCGTCTGATTTCATGGTGTCGATCATGGTGGCGCAGGGGATGCTGGCGGAATTGGATCCTGCCGCATTGCCGAATCTCCGTACGCTTGAGCCGCATCTTCAGCGTCCGGCCTTCGATCCGGCGCATCGGTATGCCGTGCCGTATCTTTGGGGAACGGTGGGAATCGGGTACGACTCAGCAGTGGTGACAACGCCTCCAGACAGTTGGGATATTTTATGGGATCGGCGTTATCGCGGCAGAATCAGCATGTTGAACGACCAGCGAGAGGTCTTCGGAGCTGTGCTGCGTTCGATGGGGCACTCGATGAATACGACCGATCCTGGGATGATCGAAGCGGCCAAGCAGAAGCTGATTGCCCAAAAGCCACTGGTCAAGACCTACGCGAGCGACCATTACGACCAGCTTTTGGCGTCCGGGGATGTGGTGCTGGCGCATGGGTGGGGAGGGCCGGTCGCGCGGGCTATGCGGGATCGTCCATCGATTCGGTATGTGGTCCCCAAAGAAGGCGGGACGATTTGGGCCGATTGCCTCGTGGTCCTGAACTCGTCGCCCAATAAGGCATTGGCCATGCAATTCATCAACTTTCTGATCGATGCTCGCGTGGCGGCGCGGACGTCCGAGCGGTTGCTTTTTGCGGCGTCGAATCATGAGGCTCGCGCGTGGGTTGCAAAAGACGTTCTGGAGAACCCGGCGGTGTATCCGCCGGCCGATCTCATTCCCCGTATGGAATGGATGGGAGATGTCGGGCGGGCGATGCGCATCTACGACCGGGCTTGGACTGAGTTAAAAATGCAGTAA